CATGCGCCCGCTGGCCTATCACTTCCGCATGGACCCGCTCGAATCCGCGCGCACGATCCGCGTGCCGGCCGAGCGCGTCGTGCACGGCTACGACCGCACCCGCGCCCCGCAGCTCCGCGGCGTGTCCGAACTGGCCGGATCGATGGAGTCGATCCGCGACATCGGCGAATACGTCGACAGCGAACTCAAGGCCGCCCGCATCGCCGGCTCCATGACCGGCGTCGTCAAGACGGAGACCGGCGCCGCCCGCATCGGGCGCGCCCCAGCCCGCGACGCCAACGGCGCCCCCATCGAAACGATCCAGCTCGGTTCCCTCAATTACCTGAAGCAAGGAGAAGAAGTGAACTTCCCGCAGCCCGGCCGCCCCAACGAAGCCGCCGGCGGCTTCGTCTCCGTCATCGAACGCTTCGTCGGCGTCGGCATGGGGCTGAGCTACGAAGCCGTCAGCCGCGACCTGTCGCAGGTGAATTATTCGAGCATCCGCGAAGGCCGCCTGCAGGACATCAAGACCTACGAGGAATACCAGAGAGACGTCGTCGAGACCTTCTGCGCGCCCGTGTACGCCGCCTGGCTCGACGCCATGGTGCTGAACGGGCTCGTGACGATCCCCGGTTATTGGGGCGCCCGGGACAAATACCGCAAAGTCCGCTGGGTGCGTCCCGGCTGGTCGTGGGTGGACCCGCAGAAGGAAGCCGCCGCCGCCGAGAAGGGCCTGCAGCTGGGTACCACCACGCTGCAGGAAGTCTGCGGCTACGAAGGCAAGGATTGGCAGGAAGTGCTGCGTCAGCGCAAAGCCGAGCAGGACTTCATCGCCGAAATCGGATTGAACACAGGAGGAGATCATCATGAACCAGGCAGCACCCCTTCCGACGCCGGAACAGGCGCGGCAGCGGATGGAACAATACCTGAGCCCGGCGACGACGCATAGACGCGAGACCGCCGTCGAGGCGGTCGGGGCGGAAGGCCGGAGCGTCGAACTTTCCTTTTCTTCCGAGCAGCCCGTCATGCGGTACGACTGGCTGAACGACGAAGAATACGGGGAAATCCTCGACCATTCGGAAGGCGCCCCGTCGCTCGAACGGCTGCGAAGCGTCGGCGTCGTCCTGTTCAACCACGACAGCCGCACGCTGCCCGTGGCGCGAATCGAAAGAGTCTGGCTCGACGGCGCCGCCCGCAAGGGACGCGCCCGTATCACCTTCGACGGCGACGAAGAGGCCGAACGCGTTTTTCGGAAGGTCAAATCCGGCTTTCTGCGCGGCGTCTCCGTCGGCTACAAGGTCAGCGAATGGGAGAGAATCGCCCGCGGCGTCACGCAGAACGGCGTCACCGGCCCCGCCATGATCGCCCGCAAGTGGGAGCCGCTGGAGATCTCTATCGTCACCGTCCCGGCCGACGCCAACGTCGGCGTGGGACGCAGCATCGGCATGGAGGAAAACGA
The sequence above is drawn from the Pyramidobacter piscolens W5455 genome and encodes:
- a CDS encoding HK97 family phage prohead protease, with product MNQAAPLPTPEQARQRMEQYLSPATTHRRETAVEAVGAEGRSVELSFSSEQPVMRYDWLNDEEYGEILDHSEGAPSLERLRSVGVVLFNHDSRTLPVARIERVWLDGAARKGRARITFDGDEEAERVFRKVKSGFLRGVSVGYKVSEWERIARGVTQNGVTGPAMIARKWEPLEISIVTVPADANVGVGRSIGMEENDMEERNQDHTHAASAAQNPASAERNSAPAAQNPAPSEQNPAPAAA
- a CDS encoding phage portal protein produces the protein MAGKMNALDRLIGWLSPQAFCRRMAWREEQKRYYDAARTDRFGASWFPPGSLSSENTDRPYRTLIRGRARDLERNNGIVRGLLRGLERNVVGAGIAPQPDVTSRSGRSNDALNRRIAELWADWSQRRFCDVAGASSFPDFQRLYLRRRIVDGDVFVIVVAPPEGGAYPVALQMIEPDLLAEDVFQTKDGHKVFGGVEVDEFMRPLAYHFRMDPLESARTIRVPAERVVHGYDRTRAPQLRGVSELAGSMESIRDIGEYVDSELKAARIAGSMTGVVKTETGAARIGRAPARDANGAPIETIQLGSLNYLKQGEEVNFPQPGRPNEAAGGFVSVIERFVGVGMGLSYEAVSRDLSQVNYSSIREGRLQDIKTYEEYQRDVVETFCAPVYAAWLDAMVLNGLVTIPGYWGARDKYRKVRWVRPGWSWVDPQKEAAAAEKGLQLGTTTLQEVCGYEGKDWQEVLRQRKAEQDFIAEIGLNTGGDHHEPGSTPSDAGTGAAADGTIPEPGDDA